One window of Acropora palmata chromosome 1, jaAcrPala1.3, whole genome shotgun sequence genomic DNA carries:
- the LOC141886775 gene encoding la-related protein 6-like — MAEDLKKDSVKAVVSEVTDSPRLLINGKEFATSSDHDVAGSSHSEDEGDRKYTHSPIDSHSDNDFKDGTEPFHPPSSELSEKIVSQVEFYLSDENLAKDAFLLKHVRRNKEGYVNLKLVTSFKKVKTLTKDYRVVAEALETSKTLSMNSEKTKVKRNTPLPSELLERNPGRTVIVTGLENPSMENVSETFSKCGEIELIRIVRPGKSFPSDLKVHFTKHPELETEICAVVAFETMAAAARACSEMSKEGGMKVVELGKQGARKEKSKTKSKSKEKGSDVARESDDENDESTKKRRNRKKNKRLQELIGKNSDDGFSSSCSSDTDNSYSSFSSCRRRHNSGGNHTPDRSGSPVGGTPSPRPLSVGGRRSPQSSPELSRKLVNINVKEGSSSAPNSPWSQRRKFGSPNSNHSPNKSPLVDSTSPRHRMIQLEGVERLPKGPDGTKGFSGLGRGRPLVTVA, encoded by the coding sequence aTGGCTGAAGATCTCAAAAAGGACTCAGTTAAGGCAGTCGTCTCTGAAGTAACCGATTCGCCAAGGCTGTTGATAAATGGTAAAGAATTCGCTACCTCTTCGGATCACGATGTCGCCGGTTCGTCCCATTCAGAAGATGAAGGGGATCGCAAGTATACACACTCTCCCATTGATTCTCACTCCGATAACGACTTTAAAGATGGAACCGAACCTTTTCATCCCCCCAGCTCGGAGTTATCGGAGAAAATCGTTTCGCAAGTCGAGTTTTACTTGAGCGATGAAAATTTAGCAAAAGATGCTTTTCTTCTAAAACACGTTCGTCGCAACAAAGAGGGTTACGTCAATTTAAAGCTTGTAACGTCTTTCAAGAAAGTGAAAACGCTCACTAAAGACTACAGAGTAGTTGCTGAGGCATTGGAGACGTCGAAAACGCTATCAATGAATTCAGAAAAGACgaaagttaaaagaaacacTCCTTTACCTTCCGAGCTTCTAGAACGTAACCCAGGAAGAACAGTCATTGTGACAGGTCTTGAGAATCCTTCAATGGAAAACGTAAGCGAAACTTTCTCAAAATGTGGTGAGATTGAATTAATTCGCATCGTTCGACCAGGGAAATCTTTCCCTTCGGATCTGAAGGTGCATTTCACGAAACATCCCGAGCTTGAGACAGAAATATGCGCTGTGGTTGCCTTCGAAACAATGGCCGCAGCTGCCCGGGCTTGTAGCGAAATGTCGAAAGAGGGAGGAATGAAGGTGGTCGAACTTGGCAAGCAAGGAGCTAGAAAGGAGAAGTCAAAGACCAAATCGAAGtcgaaagaaaaaggaagtgaTGTCGCTAGAGAAtctgatgatgaaaatgacgAGTCGACCAAGAAACGCCGgaatagaaagaaaaacaagagatTACAGGAACTAATCGGCAAGAATTCGGATGACGGCTTTTCAAGTTCGTGTTCGTCAGATACAGATAACTCTTACTCTTCATTTAGCAGTTGCCGCCGTCGCCATAACAGTGGAGGCAACCATACCCCTGATCGTAGTGGATCCCCTGTAGGGGGGACCCCGAGTCCAAGACCTCTAAGTGTTGGAGGTCGAAGGTCTCCTCAGAGTAGTCCAGAACTCTCTAGGAAGTTGGTTAACATCAATGTAAAGGAGGGCAGTAGCAGCGCACCAAATAGCCCTTGGTCGCAGCGCCGTAAGTTTGGATCACCTAACAGTAACCATTCACCGAACAAAAGTCCCCTGGTGGACTCCACCAGTCCCCGTCACCGAATGATCCAATTAGAAGGGGTGGAGAGGCTTCCCAAGGGCCCTGATGGTACCAAAGGGTTTAGTGGTCTTGGAAGAGGCAGGCCTCTTGTCACTGTTGCTTGa